One Companilactobacillus farciminis KCTC 3681 = DSM 20184 genomic window, TGGTGAACATACCTTTAGAGGGTGGAACCGAGCTACTCAATTGGCACGTCAGCCAGGTTCGACGATTAAGCCATTAGCAGTTTATACACCGGCAATTGAAAATGGCTATAGCTATGATTCAGAATTACCTAACCAAATCACTAGTTTTGGTAAGAATAAATATTCTCCAACTAATGCTGATGGAATTTATTCTGACACGATTCCAATGTACAAGGCACTTTATCAGAGTGAAAATGTGCCTGCTGTAGCGTTGCTAGATAAAATTGGTGTCAAAAAAGGTGTCGATTCTGTCGAAAACTTTGGTATCAAGGTACATAAGTCTGATCAAAACTTGGCTTTGGCACTAGGTGGTCTGGAATATGGTGTTTCTCCATTGCAAATGGCTAGAGCCTATACAGCTTTTGCCAATGAAGGAAAGCTTGCCAGCACGCACTTTATTACTAAAATCGTTGATTCAACTGGTACTGTAGTGGTCGATAATAGTAATTCTTCTACTAAACAAATTATTAGTAAGAGTACTGCTAAAGAGATGACTAGTATGATGTTGGGAGTTTATAACGAGGGTACTGGTAAGTATGCTAAACCTTCAGGCTATCAAATTGCTGGTAAAACTGGTTCAACCGAAGTACCACAATCTTGGGGTTATGCTGGGACTAAGGATCAATGGATGATAGGTTATACACCAGATGTCGTAGTTGCTAGTTGGATGGGATTTGATAAATCTGATCAAAATCATTTCCTAACTTCAGCTAATGAAAATGGCATGTCAACCTTATTCAAGAACGAGATGTCAAGTATCCTGCCAGAGACTAAGCAAACTAGTTTTGGAGTCAAGGACGCAACGACTTTAGCTAATGCAACTGATACGGATGACGATGACAATGATATTTCAAAATCCATTCAAGATGGAGTAAATAACATTAAAAATAAAGCCACAGAATGGTACAATGATATTAAGAACTTTTTTGGTCAATAGGAGGACTATATGAACATTTACGATAGCGCCAATCAACTTGAACAAGACTTAAGAAAGACAACAGAAGTTGCTGAATTAAAGCTTGCTTTTGAAGCTGTTAAGGCTAATGACTTGGCATACAAACTTTTTGATAAAGTTCAAAACAAACAATTTGAATTACAACAAAAACAAATGCAAGGTCAAGAAATTACAGACGACGACATTAAGGCAATGCGTGAACTTACAGACCAACTTTCAAATTACAGTGAAATCCAAAACTTAATGGAAAAAGAGCAAAAGATGAATTCTATGATGGATGAATTGAATAAGATTATTTCAAAGCCTATCGCAGAAATTTATCAAGATAAATAACAAGGACTTAGGGCTTAAGTATTTTGCTCAAGTCCTTTTCTTTTACAGAGGGAGTTAAAATGAAGTTTTTACATGCGGCAGATTTACATTTAGATACGCCATTTGTGGGGATCAACGATTTTTCTAAGGAATTGCAAAAGAAATTGCAAGATTCAACTTATCAGGCTGCCAGAAATCTCTTTGACACAGCTTTGACAGAAGAAGTGGATTTTGTGATTTTGGCGGGTGATATTTTTGACGACACCGACAGTTCCCTTAAAGCACAAATGTTTTTACGCGATGAGTTTGAAAAGCTGAATCAAGCTGATATCGCGGTCTATTTGATTTACGGTAATCATGATTATTATCGTAATAATTTTGCTGTGGTTAACTTTCCTGAAAATGTCCATATTTTTGAACAAGATGTCTCGACCGAAACTTTGACTACTAGTGATGGGGTAAAAGTCGGCATCACTGGTTTTAGCTATTATCAACAACATATCAACCAAGCGGTCGTCAAAAGTTACCCTAGTCGTGGCGATTTCGATTATCAAATTGGTATCTTGCATGCTGGCGTGGGCGATGACAATTATGCACCGTTTCAAATCAATGATTTGATTCAAAAGGGCTATGACTATTGGGCCTTAGGTCATATCCATAAACGAGAAGTTTTATGCGATAGTCCGGCTATCGTCTATCCTGGTGACATTCAAGGTCGCAATCAAAATGAGACTACTCCTAAGGGCTTTTATATCGTAACGGTTGAAGACCACTTGACTAAGTTAAAATTCGTTAAGAGTAGCGTTTATACGTGGGATAAAGTAACATTGAACGTTAAAAATGACTCAGTTGATAGTTTAATAACTAAAATTACTGACAGTTTGAATCAACCTGATACCTTATTAACTTTGACGATCAATAATGCCCAAAATTTGTCTGATGACGTCATTAGAACTATCAAGCGCAATGAATTGCAACATCATTTTGCTGAGGTCGAGACGCCAAGTATTTTGTATAAGATTGTTTTGAAGTTCAATGACAATCCCCAACTGTCGCAAATTGATCAAAAATATTGGAAACAAGCCCAAAATCAAACGTTAGATTTAGATAAAATTAAAGATTTAGATAGTAAACTGTATGCTGAAAGTATTATTCGAGACCATATCAATGATCGTGAATTTTTACAAAATATTACCGAATTAGTAAAGAACACAATTAATCAAAAATATACTGGAGAATAATCGTGAAATTAGTTAAAGCAAGCATATACGGTTTCGGTAAGTGGATCGACCAAGAATTTAACTTTGTTTCAGATTATCAAGTTATTTTTGGTTTCAACGAAGCCGGGAAAACCACTCTCCTGAACTTTATCCAGAGTATCCTCTTTGGATTTGCAACGGCTCGAGGAGATAATAAATATTTACAATACAAGCCTAAGAACGGTAATCGCTATGGTGGCGAATTGCTATTTTTAGCACCAGATCAAAGTCACTGGACAGTTCGCCGAATTGACGGTAAAGGTGATGGGGAACTGACAGTTTTTCATGATGATCAATTACTTCCTGATGAATCGCTCAAACAAATCGTTGGTAATTTTACTAAAGAGGATTTTGAAAATACTCACGTCTTCGATGATAAAAATATCTTGTCGATTTATAGTTTGAATGAACAGCAATTAGAAACTGAAGTCATGTCGATTGGGGCTGTTGGTAGTAAAGAATGGTTGAAGGTAGCCGATAAGCTTTCGCATGCTGCTGATGATCTTTATAAGCCTAGAGGGCAAAAGCAGCCTTTAGTCGTGAATTTAAAAAAGCATAAGGAACTCTTAGAAGAGAAGTCAGAGATTGAGAATCAACAAGTAGCTTATCAACGAGTAAAACAACAATTAGAACAAACGCAAAAAGATTTTGATGACAATGCGATTTCTTTAAAAAAAGCTACTGAATCTGAAAATGATTTACGTAATTTAGATAAGAAATGGTATCGTTTCGACCAATTGCAGCAACAAAATGATCCTAAACACGAAGTAGCAAACATTAGTAATGCTGATTGGGAAACAGTTTTAAAGGCTAATCAGGAATTGAGTACCTTAAAAGATACCGCCACAACGAGTAAGGTCTCTAATCTAGACAATGTTGAAAAGCAAATTTTAAAAAATTATCACCAAAATCAAACTCGTTTAGATTATATTCGTAATCAGAAATTTGAATTGCAAAACCTACAATTTCATAGGGATGATATGAATACCAAATTGTTGCGTGTGGATACGCAAGTGGACCAATTATTCAAAAATCATCCTGAACTTTCAGAGGACATGTTGCCTTTGACAGGTGAAGAGATTGACCAGATGACACCAACAGAAAACAATAACAACAATATATTTTTATTGATCTGTATCGTTGCAGTTATTTTGGCTTTGGTAGTCGGCAATCCGCTCAAGATAATTTTGATTATTGCGGCAATTGCTAGTGGCGTCTGGTACTGGTATCAAAATCAAGCTAGTAGCCAACCAGATTTGAACAATTTACCTTTTATTAAGCAAAAGGGCTACGTTAATGTATCACGTGAGAATATTATTGGTTTACAAGGTACAGTAATTGCTTTGGATAATTTCCACGGTACTCAAAAAGGTTTGATCGATGGAATCAAAGGTATTGAGATCGATTTAAATAAATGGCGTAAGATTCTGATTGAACTAGACGTTTTGGATAATTCTTATAAAGATGATAATTATAATGAACAAATAGAAAAATATTTTGCACATTTGGATGCCATCAAGGCTAAGGCTGATTTGGAACAGAAGAGCCAAGCTGCAACTAAGCAAATGGATGAACAAAGAGATCAACGCTTGCGTGAATTGAATAATGAAATCTTTGCAGTCTTGCAAAAGTATCAAGCAGTCAACATGGATGAATTTATGAGAATGCATACGCAACAAGTGCAAAACCAAAAGATAACTAATCAGATCAAACAAGACAAAGACTTCTTGGGCCGAGACTTAGAAGCCTTGCAAGCTTATCCAACGCATCAGTCCTTGATTGAGAAATTAGCTACTGTTACCAAAGAAACGGCTGCTTTGACTGACAAAAACAATGATTTGAATCGTCAAATTGGTTCCTTAAAAGAACAAATGCAACAAATTTACGACAACAGTCATTATCAACGAGTCGTCTTAGCGTTGGCTCAAAATAAACAGGATATTTTGGAAAATTACGATGAATGGCTATCAAAGAAACTTGCTAGCGATTGGATCAGAAACATGTTAAATGTTGCGACAGAAAATCGATATCCAAAAATGCTCGAAAGGGCAGCTGAATATTTTGCTTTGTTGACTAATGACAATTATTCAAAAATCAACTTTGATCAAAAGAATTTAACAGTTTTGAGTAAGAATAAAATTAGTTTTGACGTTCGCGAGTTGTCAAAAGCTACAACAATTCAGCTGTATTTGGCTTTGAGATTGGCATTTGTGACTGAAATTTCAGACTTGATCAAATTACCGATTTTGATCGATGACGCGTTTGTCGATTTTGACGTTTCTAGAAAAGAAAATGTTTTTAAGTTG contains:
- a CDS encoding YlbF family regulator — translated: MNIYDSANQLEQDLRKTTEVAELKLAFEAVKANDLAYKLFDKVQNKQFELQQKQMQGQEITDDDIKAMRELTDQLSNYSEIQNLMEKEQKMNSMMDELNKIISKPIAEIYQDK
- a CDS encoding metallophosphoesterase family protein is translated as MKFLHAADLHLDTPFVGINDFSKELQKKLQDSTYQAARNLFDTALTEEVDFVILAGDIFDDTDSSLKAQMFLRDEFEKLNQADIAVYLIYGNHDYYRNNFAVVNFPENVHIFEQDVSTETLTTSDGVKVGITGFSYYQQHINQAVVKSYPSRGDFDYQIGILHAGVGDDNYAPFQINDLIQKGYDYWALGHIHKREVLCDSPAIVYPGDIQGRNQNETTPKGFYIVTVEDHLTKLKFVKSSVYTWDKVTLNVKNDSVDSLITKITDSLNQPDTLLTLTINNAQNLSDDVIRTIKRNELQHHFAEVETPSILYKIVLKFNDNPQLSQIDQKYWKQAQNQTLDLDKIKDLDSKLYAESIIRDHINDREFLQNITELVKNTINQKYTGE
- a CDS encoding AAA family ATPase — encoded protein: MKLVKASIYGFGKWIDQEFNFVSDYQVIFGFNEAGKTTLLNFIQSILFGFATARGDNKYLQYKPKNGNRYGGELLFLAPDQSHWTVRRIDGKGDGELTVFHDDQLLPDESLKQIVGNFTKEDFENTHVFDDKNILSIYSLNEQQLETEVMSIGAVGSKEWLKVADKLSHAADDLYKPRGQKQPLVVNLKKHKELLEEKSEIENQQVAYQRVKQQLEQTQKDFDDNAISLKKATESENDLRNLDKKWYRFDQLQQQNDPKHEVANISNADWETVLKANQELSTLKDTATTSKVSNLDNVEKQILKNYHQNQTRLDYIRNQKFELQNLQFHRDDMNTKLLRVDTQVDQLFKNHPELSEDMLPLTGEEIDQMTPTENNNNNIFLLICIVAVILALVVGNPLKIILIIAAIASGVWYWYQNQASSQPDLNNLPFIKQKGYVNVSRENIIGLQGTVIALDNFHGTQKGLIDGIKGIEIDLNKWRKILIELDVLDNSYKDDNYNEQIEKYFAHLDAIKAKADLEQKSQAATKQMDEQRDQRLRELNNEIFAVLQKYQAVNMDEFMRMHTQQVQNQKITNQIKQDKDFLGRDLEALQAYPTHQSLIEKLATVTKETAALTDKNNDLNRQIGSLKEQMQQIYDNSHYQRVVLALAQNKQDILENYDEWLSKKLASDWIRNMLNVATENRYPKMLERAAEYFALLTNDNYSKINFDQKNLTVLSKNKISFDVRELSKATTIQLYLALRLAFVTEISDLIKLPILIDDAFVDFDVSRKENVFKLIQEISKSNQVIYVTANEPTAIPQEHILTLGGNISA